The genomic window CTGCGCATGGGCCTGGCACTGTTCACCGCCGCCTCGCTGGCCTGCGCCTATGCCCCAACCGGTGAGTTCTTCATTACTGCCCGTGTTTTTCAGGGGGCAGGTGCGGCGCTGATGCAGCCTGCCGCCACTGCGCTGGTGTTCTCGGCCTATCCGGCGGATGAACGTGGCAAGGCGCTGGCCCATTATGTGGGGGCTGGTCTGTTCTTTCTGGCCTGCGGGCCTTTGGTGGGCGGCCTGCTGGTGGAGTTCTTCTCCTGGCGCGTTGTCTTCCTGCTCAACGTGCCCATTGGGCTGGCTGTGCTCATCATGGCCTTTGCCATTGGCAAGAGCAAAACCAACAAGGATACAGGCAGCTTTGATTTTCAGGGTGCCATCCTGTTCGTCATGGCCCTGCTGGTTTTCACCGTGGCTGTCCAACTGTTTGGAGACTATCGCCTGTCACTGGGCGAAGGAGTGGTCTCAGCCGGGTTTGTCATCCTTGCCTGTTCTCTTCTGTTTGTCCGAAGGCACCGCGTGGCCCATCCGTTCATTCAGTTCTCGCTGTTTGAGAACAAGGTTTATCTGGGGTGCTGCCTGTTGTTGTTCTGCATTCCGTTTGCCCTGTTGGCACAGGTGGTGTTTGGCGCGGTGTTCCTGCAAAATGTGCTGAGCCTGACGCCACTTGAAGCCGGACTCTCCATGTTGCCCGTGGTGCTGACGATTATCGTGTGTGCGCAGTTTGGCGGGCGACTGGTGGGCAATATCAAGTTCCGCAATCTGGCGGTTTGCGGCAGTCTGGCCATGGGTATTGGCTTTGCAACGCAGGCGCTTGTCATTCACTTCAATAATCTGTGGCTGCTGTTCCCCGGTATGATCCTGATGGGGGCAGGGCTCGGTTTTCTGATCAGTACCGTTTCAACGGAAGCGCTCTCCCACGTTTCCTTGCTCGCCCGTGCCCGCGCCACGGCCCTGCTGCAAACCTGCAGGCAGGTGGGTGGGGTGTTTGGCATTGCCTGTGTGGGGGCGCTGATCAACTGGCGGGAGAAAACCATGATCTCCGCTGCCGCTGAGCTGATGGAACCCAACGACGAGGACCGCGAGCTTTTACAGCTGTTGCTCTACAAGTTCATGGGTGATCAGCCTGCCGCTGCCGCCTTGCTGCACGAACGCTGGCCGCAATCCCTTTACATCCTGAAGGCCATCAGCAGCCGGGCTCTGGCGGATGCTTACATCTTCAGCGCCGTTGTTTTGTTTGGCGCGGCGGTCATGTCGCTGTGGGCCTTCAAAGGCCACACCCCACGGCAGAGGCCTCAAGCCTCTGAAGGTCCGCCGCCGATGAACTCTGCGAACGATTGAGGGCAGCTCCTGCCAGTGGACTTGGCAGGAGCAGGACGCCATCAGCTCTGCGGGATCGCGAGCGTGGCATCAATCTCAAACAGCATGCCATCCAATGCCAGACGATCCACCGGAATGAGTGTGCTGGCAGGCAGGTGCTCGCCAAACAGCTTGGAGATCTGCTCGCCAATGGCATGCAGCTTGTCTTCTCCGTGACCGGCCACAAGCACCTGGATCTTCACCACGTGCTCAGGCTTTCCGCCGGATGCTTCGATGGCCTTGCGCAGATTGTCAAAGGCAAGTTCGGCTTGTTTGCCCACGGTTTTGCCCAGCACGTTGCCCTCTTTATCGCCGCTGAACTGACCGGAGATGTAAACCGTCTTTGCCGATGAGGGCGCAACAACAACCTGCGAAAAGCCCCATGGGCTGGTGTCCACAATGGTCGGCGGGTTGATGCGCTCCAGGCCTTCCGCCTGTGCCATACCGGCAGCAGCAATCATCAGGGTTCCAATGGATAAAGTGGCAAGTCTTTTCATAGTGAACTCATTCTGTTCTTTCACCGAAACATGCGAGGTTTCGGTTTCACAACAGGGCTTGTAAGGCCTCAAGCTAAATTGAGGTCAACAGCAAATCCTCGCTTTTTGCAGGGATGGAAACGCGAGTGAACCGGAGAATTGCAACCTGACGCATTGGTGCCATTTTCGTTGCATAGAGCTTTGACCCAAATTAATCGTCACAGACCAATCTCTCATTCATCTTCTTAGGCGTATGCTCTGGGCGTGACCTGAGTTATGTGCAACAGCTCATGTGAGAGACTGACGGAAACTGATTTTAAAAGCGGATTCTTGATGCATTTAAGGATATTGGCAGGTTTGGCGGGAGTTCTGGCGCTCAGCGGCTGTGAGGAGGCAAAGCCCTTGCAGCGTGAAACGCCGCAGGACGAAATCATTACAGCGCTGGATAAGCACGCCAAGGATATCCAGCGCGGCAACCCGGAAACCAGCCTGAGCGTGGCCGTTATCCGTGACGGCCAGGTCGAGTTCATCCGCCTCTATGACAAATCCAACCGCGGTAAGACAGTTGTTGGCGCGCAGGAACCCATCTTTGAGGTGGCATCCCTCGGTAAACCCGTCTTCGCTTATCTGACGCTGAAGCTGGTGGATCTGGACATTCTATCGCTGGAACGCCCGCTTTATCAGTACGCACCAGACCTGTTTAAGAGCGCTGATCCGCGCCTCAAACGCATCACGGCCCGCATGCTGCTTTCCCACACCTCCGGCCTGACCAATTTTGACGAGAAAGACCCGCTGAAACTGCGGTTTGATCCGGGCACGGAGTTTACTTATTCCGGTTCAGGCTATGCCTTGTTGCAGCAGGTTCTGGAACGGCGGACAGGGCTGAACCTTGAAACACTGGCCCGCATCCATGTGTTTGAGCCTCTTGGCATGGCCTCCACCAGCTTCCTCTGGCAGCATGCCTATAACTACCGCATCCGCTATGGCTACGACAAAGACGGAGACCGGATTACCGGCAAACGCAAACCAACAACCGGCAATGCAGCCTGGAGCCTGCACACCACGGCGGGGGATTACGCTCGTTTTCTGGCAGCGATGATGGATGAAGGCGTGGAGCCGGAAGTGAAGGAGTGGATGCTGAGCAAACACAAGACCATCACGGGCAAGATCAGCTGGTCCATGGGCTGGGGCATTCAGGCGACCAAGCCCAACAGCTCCATCTGGCATTGGGGCAGCAATCCGGGCTATCGCTCTTACACGGTGGGTTATCCGGAGGAGGATCTGGGCATCGTTGTTCTTTCCAACAACGAGAAGCTGTTTGAAGGGATTGAACCGCTCATCCTGCACACAATAGGAGGGACGCTGCCCTCCTATCACTGGTTCTGATCAGGCAATTTCCCGCGCTTTGGCAAGGAACGGAGACAGCCGCTCCAACGCCTCATTGAGCTGCTCATCCGTTTGCGCAAAGCACAGGCGGAACCAACCCGGTTCTCCCACGAGGAACGCATCCCCCGGTGCGAGACCAACTTTGGCTTCTTCAATGAGCATGCGGGCATAGGCGACGGAGTCTGTGACGCCATCCACCTTGAAGTAGGCGTAAAACGCGCTTTCCGGCACCGGACAGGTCACACCTACATGGGCAAGCAAGCCATTGCACACCAGATCCCGCGCGTGCTGATAGTTCTTCGCCATTTGCGCAACGAACTCCTCGCCCTGTTCCAGCGCCACCACGGCAGCCCGCTGAGAGAATGGCGGGGCGCTGGCGATGGAGAACTCGGCGATCTTCTCAACGACCGGTGTTAGGCTTGGCGGCAACGTGAGCCAGCCCAGACGCCAGCCGGTCATGGCCCATGTTTTGGAGAAGGAGTTCACCACGATCAGGCGATCTTCCGGCTCAGACACTTCAAGGAACGACGGCGCTGCCTTGCCGGAATAGACCGTGCGGGCATAGACCTCATCTGAGATCAGCCAGGTTCCACGCTCGCGCAGCACCTCCATGATCCGCTCGATTTCATCCTTTGTCAGCATGAAGCCGGTTGGGTTGGACGGGGAATTGAGCAGCACTACCTTGGCGCTCTTCGCCGTTTCTAAAAACGCCTCCACATCCAGCGACCACTTGCCGTCTTTCACTTCCAGCGCATGGGTGATCGTGTGGGCGCCCTGCAGCTTGGGAATGGAGAGCAGGTTCGGGAAGGCTGGTGTCAGCGTGACAACCGTATCGCCTTCTTCCAACACACTCTGGAAGGCCAGATTGAGCGCATTGCCACCGGAGACGGTCACTGCAATGCGATCCACACCGATGGACTTGCCATAAAGCGTGCTCATGTAGCCTGAGATCGCCTCGCGCAGATAAGGCCGTCCCAACCCTTCCGCATAAAACGTCTCACCCGCGGCCAGAGACCGGGCTGCTTCGTCACAAATGAATTTTGGCGTGGGAATGTTCGGCTCCCCAAACCACAATGGGATCAGGCCCTCAACGCTCATAGCCGCATTGGCCAGCTCTCGCGTGATGGATGGAGGAACCTGAATTGCACGGCTTTCCAGCCCCTGTTTTGCTTCAATAGTCAATATGTCGCCCGTCCGCCCGAAAGGTCAAACACTGCACCGCTGTTGAATGTGCAGGCGGAGGAACTGAGCCACATAACAAGCTCGGCTGCTTCCTCCACCAGCCCCAATCTCTTCATCGGTGATTTATCAATCATGATCTGCACAAACTCAGGCGTCATCTGATCCAGAATGTCTGTTTTTATGGCCGCCGGAGCGATGCAATTTACTCGTATATCAGTTTCTGCCAGTTCTTTTGCTAGAGATTTCGTCAACCCGATCACGCCAGCCTTAGACGCACTGTAAGCCGAGGCATTCGGAGTTCCCTCCTTGCCCGCCAGAGAGGCCATGTTGATGATCCGCCCAAAACCCCGGTCTTTCATATGCGGCACAATCTGATGGCAGAGATGGAAGGTGCCACACAGGTTGACCTCCACAACACGCGCCCACTCTTGCGGGTCATAGTCTGCCAGCGGAACAGTGGAGCCCGCAAATCCTGCATTGTGGGAGAGAAAGTCAATCTGCCCGCATTGCTCCAGCGTCCTGGCAAACGCAGCTTCAACCTGTTCCTGCTGGCTGATATCGACGCGGCAGAAAACATGAGGGAAGGGCAGATTCTCCGGTGCTTTCATGTCCCAGATAGCCACCTGAGCCCCCGCCTTGTGATAGTGCTGGGCGATCTCTGCGCCAATGCCTTTGGAGCCGCCAGTCACCACGGCAACCTTGCCGGAAAAATCATAGGAAATATCGGTCATGGCAGCACTCAGCGGATGAAGTTCTTCACGTAGTCCGCCCCAAGGCCGACATCTTCAAAGTGCTTGCGGCACATATCGATTTTGGTGAAGACATCCTCATAGCCAAGATGATTGCCATGCGGGTCCACGTAGTACATGACGCCGTTCACCTGAAAGTAGGTGATCATCTCATCAACATCATCAGGCACCACAAGCGTATGGGTTTCACCCGGTGGTTCGAAGACATACCCGCCTTCACGTGCTTCCCAGTCATGCTCCAGATAATGCCAGCGGCCTTTCAGCACAAAGCCGTGCACCGCGTTGGCATGGCGATGGCGGGAGAGCACGCCGGACTTGGTGACTTTCAGCAGGTTTATCCAATAACCCTGCGAAACATTGAGGCAGAGCGGGCGGAAGTAGACGTTTTCTGTCTGCTTGACCCACATGCGGTCATCGTCCTGAGACAAGGCATCAGGCACCACAATTTCAGGCAGTGCATCTGGTGGCATAGGGTGTTGATAGGGGATGCGTGGGTTTTCGTCTTTTTCGACCAGCGGCATTGACAGAGTCCTTATCTGTCCATATTATGGACATTCATTCACTATATGAACAACGATATACGTATAATTCTCTATGTCAACGCCGCAGCCATGCAGCGCTGGAAAGGACACCTATGAAAGCGCCGGTGCAGGGCACGCAGAGCTTCTCGCGAACCATCCATCTGCTTGATTTGATCTCCCAGGCCAAAGCACCACCATCCCTGCCTGAGCTGAAAGAAATCAGTGGCTTAACACGGCCAACGCTGTATCGACTGCTGGCTTCACTGGAAGCAGAGGGGTTGATTGAGCAGCGCAGCGACCAACGTTATCAACTGGGTGTGAGGCTGGTTTCGCTTGCCCGTAAGGCACTGGCAGAAAACGATATTCGAAGCCTTGCAAAGGATGCGTTGCTTCACCTGCGGAATCAAACCGGTGAAACCGTACATCTGGCCGTGCCCAGTCGGGATGAGCTGATTTACATCGATAAGATCGAGTGTGAGGAAACGGTGCGCATGGCCTCCACTATTGGCACCCGTGTGCCCATGCATTCCAGCGGCGTCGGCAAAGCTTATCTGGGAGCGATGAAACCAGAGGAAGCCGAGGCCTTCATTCAGCAGCTGGATATGGCCAAGATCACAAGCTTCACCAACACAGACCGCACTGTGCTTTCCGCTGTGATCCATAAAGTGCGGGAAGCTGGTTACGTGTTTGATGATCAGGAGAATGAGGAAGGCATCGTCTGTTACGGGGCTGCCATTTTGGATGAAACGGGTAAACCGGCAGCAGCGATCAGCGTTTCCATTCCGCTTTACCGGCACACCAAGCCGGAGGAGCACTACGTCAAACCGCTTTTAGCCTGCATCGCCAATATTTCTCAGCGGCTTGGCTATCGACCTTCCTAAAGCATCAGAGAAAACGAAAGAGCCCGTGTAGTGCTCGCACAGGGCGGCGGCGAGGCACTACACGGGTCTTCAACGCCCGGAATTAGGGATCCGGGCTCTCGGGAGGAGGGTGCTGAAGCAACAAGAGCGGCGGTTGCTTCAACCTCTCACCATCACACTGGGATCTATGGCATTAGAGGCATATCTGTGCGAACACCCATCATTCGCAGATACACTCGGATCAATCCCAGGTGAATCAGGTCTCTCTCATCGCATGCGCAATCTGGTCCATCATTGGTTTGACCAGATAAGACAGAACGGACCGGTCTTCTGTCTTGATGAACGCCTCAACCGGCATGCCCGGAATGAGAGATTTACCGTCCAAACGCTCCAGCTCATTCTCCGGAATAGCCAGCTCCGCCAGGTAGTAGGTACTGCCTGTTCTGGGGTCTTCAACCAGATCAGGCGAAATGGTTTTCAGCCGTGCTTTCAGCTCTGGTGTGGTGCGCTTGTCAAAAGCAGGCAGACGGATGGTTGCTTCTTGATCCGGGCCGATCTGGTCCACATCAACCGGCTGAACCTTGGCTTCCACGATCAGCTGATCTTCTTCCGGCACGATTTTCATCACCACTTCGCCGCCCATGACGACACCGCCGATGGTGTGAACGGCCAGATCGAACACCTTGCCATTCTGCGGTGCGCGGATTTCTGTGCGCCGGAGTTCGTCCTGCGCTGCAATACGCCGTTCTTCCAGCTCGGAAATCTGAGCCCGTGTCTGCTGCAGTTGCTCCAGATTGTTGGAGCGCAGTTCCTCATCAGCCTGCAGGATCATGACCCGCCGCTCACTGATGGCTTCCTCTGAACGGGCAATCTGAGCAATGATGCCACCGAGCTCACCTTCCAGAGAGCTGCGCTCGCGCTGGAAGGCCATCACACGGGACTCGGTCACCAGTTTCTTCTTGCGCAGGGATTCAAGTCCGCCCAGCTCTGCATTGACCAGATCCACTTCAGTCTGCTTGGCATCCCGCTGGCGGATCAAACCGCCGATCTGCTTTTCAAACTGGACGATCTGGGTTTGCAGCTGTTCTCTCTTGCTCAGATGATTTTTCTGCCGCGCTTCCATCATGTTGCGCTGGGTTTCTTCAATCATCATCAGATGCGCACGATGCAGTGGGCTCTGCGCACGCTTTTTGAAGCTGATTTCATCCCGTCCCTGAATCTCAGCGGTAAGCCGCGCTTCCTGCGCATAGAGCTCATCAAGCTGGTTGGTCAGAACCGCAAGGTTGGAACGGGTGAGGGTATCATCCAGCCGCAGAACCAGATCGCCAGCCTTCACAAAGTCACCGTTCTTGACGAGGATCTGGTTGATGATGCCGCCGTCACGGTGCTGCACGGTCTTGGTGCTGGTCTCCACCACGATGGTGGCAGGGGCAACAACAGCGCCGGAGATCTCAGTCACGGCGGACCATGTGCCTCCGCCCAAAATCAGCAGGGCCGCGAGGTAACCACCAACCCGCAAGTGGCGGGAGATGCTGGCGCCGAGATCGTAGGATTTATCTGTGTTTCTAGCCATTTAACACGACCTCCTGCGGCTTGCGAAGCGGAGCGATCACCTGCTTCATGATCTTGTCTTTTGCACCCAGAGCGTCTGCTTCACCTTCATTCATGACGAGGATCTGGTCTACGGCAGAGGTTGCCGCCGGACGGTGCGCCACCACGATGACGATGGAACCACGCTCACGCATGTCGTGGATCGCATTTGTCAGCGCTGCTTCGCCTTCCGCATCCAGGTTGGAGTTTGGTTCATCCAGCACGATCAGGAACGGATTGCCATAAAGCGCACGAGCCAGTGCAATCCGCTGACGCTGACCACCAGACAGGCCATTGCCCGTTGCGCCGATGACGGTGTTGTAGCCTTCTGGCAGGCTCACGATCAGGTCGTGAACGTTCGCCATGCGCGCAGCTTCAATCAGTTTGTCGCTGTCCTGATCCGGCTTGAACCGCTGGATGTTCTCCGCAATAGTGCCGTCAAAGAGCTGAATGTCCTGCGGCAGATAACCGATAAAATCACCCCGATCCATCGCACTCCACTGGTCCAGTTCAGCGCCATCAAAACGGATAGAGCCTTTCAACGGATTGGTGATGCCGACCATGGCTCTGGTCAGCGTGGATTTGCCGGACCCGGAATGACCGATGATGCCCAGACCATCGCCTGCTTTCAGCTCCAGAGAGACATTTTTGACAAACGCTTCCTTGGCAGCGATTGGACCACAGAACAGCCCTTCAATCGAAACGGATTCTTGCGGGAACGGAATGGAGACCCGCTGTTTTGGTCTCACCTGAGACACGAAGATTTCCTGAAGCCGGGCGATGCCAACTCTGGCGGCGACAAACCCGCGCCAGTTGACGATGGCCATCTCAACCGGAGCCAGCGCACGGGCGGTCATGATGGACGATGCGATCATAACACCGGCGGAGACTTCCTGCTGGATCACCAACCACGCGCCCAGACCAAGGATGCCGGACTGCAGCATGAACCGCAGGGTCTTGATCATGGTGGTGAAGATGTTGGAACGATCAGACGCTGCCCGCTGCCGGCCAAGGAAGACATCATTGTTGTCCTCCCACCGGTCGCGCAGGTGGTCAATCATGCCCATGGCCTCAATGCTTTCCGCATTGCGCCGACAGGCTTCAATCAGTGTGGTCCGCTTGTTCGCTTCAACCGCTGTGTTTGCAGCCGGACGACGAGATGACAACTCGTTCAGCGCAATAAGAACACAGATGAGCAGCGCACCAATCAGCGCGGTGGTGCCCAGAAGCGGGTGGAACAGGAACACGATGCCCAGATAAAGTGGCATCCAGGGCATATCGAAGATAGCAGATGGACCGGAGCCGGACAGGAACTGACGAATGGAGTCCAGATCGCTGACAGGTCTGGATCGTTCGCCTTCAGCCCCCAAAACCAGCGGAACGCGGGTGGACGCCTCAAAGGCAAGGCCGGTCAGTTGCTCATCGACATGCTGGCCAACACGCAGCAGCAGCCGGTTCCGCAGACCATCGAGAATTCCGTAGAAGATATAGAGCACTGCCACAAACAGGCTGAGAACAACAAGGGTTGGCACGGAGCTGCTGGACAAGACGCGATCATACACCTGCAGCATGAACAAAGGGCCCGTCAACATAAGCAGGTTGATCAACATGCTGATGCCACCGATACCCCAGAATGCCCGGTAGAGTTTCCGGAATGCCTCTGAAATGTAGGATGTATGTTCTTGTGATTGCTTACCCAAAATAGCCTCCAGCCCGCTGTTTCCTTGCTGGGTTGGTTCGGGCGCCACACCCAAGCTCGTGGCGCCCGAACACTACTGATTACATCAGCATGTCATCAGAACCGTAGTCTGTTGCACCTTCCAGAACAGGAGCGTCTGCAGCAGCAACTTCTACAGGTTCAGATGCAGGGTTAAGGGCATCATAGATGTCCTTCGCACCTTCAGCGATATTGGTGATGACGTTGACTACAGCAGTAACAGGGTTGGATGTGGCAACCCCCACGGCTATGTCCACAACAACGTCAACAACAGTGTCAACCACAGCTTCAAAAACGCCAGCGATCTTCTTGCCGAGCTCAGGCTCGCCAAGAGCTGTAGATACGCCTTCAATAACCGCGCTTACGGCTTTGGTTACTACGTTTGCGATTGCTTTAAATGGATTCCACCAGCCCATGTCTTTATCCCTTTCAGACAATAGTTAGATGCGTTTCACCGGTCCCGAAGCAGGCTCCGAGAGTCAGTGAGGTTGAATTGTTGGTGTGATACCGCTGGCAGGAGGTCCTTCAGATGGCTACACTTGTGGTGATAGCTACAAAGGGTCCCAACCCAAGTCGGTTCTCTATGTCAGGAAAGTCCCTGGGCGCACCCGAACACTGCTAATGCCGCATTCAGAATGCAAGTCTACACTACGAATATACGTCATAGCCTAGCCTCCCAGCTTCGCTAAATGCTCATAACGAGCATGCCTCATAGCGACAAACGTTTTGAGTAACGTTTA from Microbulbifer sp. MKSA007 includes these protein-coding regions:
- a CDS encoding MFS transporter, with the protein product MARKHLVLLNMIGALALVMIDQTVLGVILPSLQRTYAFGPVHLQWAVNAYLIALASMLMCGGWLGDKFGYFTSLRMGLALFTAASLACAYAPTGEFFITARVFQGAGAALMQPAATALVFSAYPADERGKALAHYVGAGLFFLACGPLVGGLLVEFFSWRVVFLLNVPIGLAVLIMAFAIGKSKTNKDTGSFDFQGAILFVMALLVFTVAVQLFGDYRLSLGEGVVSAGFVILACSLLFVRRHRVAHPFIQFSLFENKVYLGCCLLLFCIPFALLAQVVFGAVFLQNVLSLTPLEAGLSMLPVVLTIIVCAQFGGRLVGNIKFRNLAVCGSLAMGIGFATQALVIHFNNLWLLFPGMILMGAGLGFLISTVSTEALSHVSLLARARATALLQTCRQVGGVFGIACVGALINWREKTMISAAAELMEPNDEDRELLQLLLYKFMGDQPAAAALLHERWPQSLYILKAISSRALADAYIFSAVVLFGAAVMSLWAFKGHTPRQRPQASEGPPPMNSAND
- a CDS encoding RidA family protein, whose product is MKRLATLSIGTLMIAAAGMAQAEGLERINPPTIVDTSPWGFSQVVVAPSSAKTVYISGQFSGDKEGNVLGKTVGKQAELAFDNLRKAIEASGGKPEHVVKIQVLVAGHGEDKLHAIGEQISKLFGEHLPASTLIPVDRLALDGMLFEIDATLAIPQS
- a CDS encoding serine hydrolase; the protein is MHLRILAGLAGVLALSGCEEAKPLQRETPQDEIITALDKHAKDIQRGNPETSLSVAVIRDGQVEFIRLYDKSNRGKTVVGAQEPIFEVASLGKPVFAYLTLKLVDLDILSLERPLYQYAPDLFKSADPRLKRITARMLLSHTSGLTNFDEKDPLKLRFDPGTEFTYSGSGYALLQQVLERRTGLNLETLARIHVFEPLGMASTSFLWQHAYNYRIRYGYDKDGDRITGKRKPTTGNAAWSLHTTAGDYARFLAAMMDEGVEPEVKEWMLSKHKTITGKISWSMGWGIQATKPNSSIWHWGSNPGYRSYTVGYPEEDLGIVVLSNNEKLFEGIEPLILHTIGGTLPSYHWF
- a CDS encoding pyridoxal phosphate-dependent aminotransferase, yielding MTIEAKQGLESRAIQVPPSITRELANAAMSVEGLIPLWFGEPNIPTPKFICDEAARSLAAGETFYAEGLGRPYLREAISGYMSTLYGKSIGVDRIAVTVSGGNALNLAFQSVLEEGDTVVTLTPAFPNLLSIPKLQGAHTITHALEVKDGKWSLDVEAFLETAKSAKVVLLNSPSNPTGFMLTKDEIERIMEVLRERGTWLISDEVYARTVYSGKAAPSFLEVSEPEDRLIVVNSFSKTWAMTGWRLGWLTLPPSLTPVVEKIAEFSIASAPPFSQRAAVVALEQGEEFVAQMAKNYQHARDLVCNGLLAHVGVTCPVPESAFYAYFKVDGVTDSVAYARMLIEEAKVGLAPGDAFLVGEPGWFRLCFAQTDEQLNEALERLSPFLAKAREIA
- a CDS encoding SDR family NAD(P)-dependent oxidoreductase; its protein translation is MTDISYDFSGKVAVVTGGSKGIGAEIAQHYHKAGAQVAIWDMKAPENLPFPHVFCRVDISQQEQVEAAFARTLEQCGQIDFLSHNAGFAGSTVPLADYDPQEWARVVEVNLCGTFHLCHQIVPHMKDRGFGRIINMASLAGKEGTPNASAYSASKAGVIGLTKSLAKELAETDIRVNCIAPAAIKTDILDQMTPEFVQIMIDKSPMKRLGLVEEAAELVMWLSSSACTFNSGAVFDLSGGRATY
- a CDS encoding 2,4'-dihydroxyacetophenone dioxygenase family protein, with product MPLVEKDENPRIPYQHPMPPDALPEIVVPDALSQDDDRMWVKQTENVYFRPLCLNVSQGYWINLLKVTKSGVLSRHRHANAVHGFVLKGRWHYLEHDWEAREGGYVFEPPGETHTLVVPDDVDEMITYFQVNGVMYYVDPHGNHLGYEDVFTKIDMCRKHFEDVGLGADYVKNFIR
- a CDS encoding IclR family transcriptional regulator, translated to MKAPVQGTQSFSRTIHLLDLISQAKAPPSLPELKEISGLTRPTLYRLLASLEAEGLIEQRSDQRYQLGVRLVSLARKALAENDIRSLAKDALLHLRNQTGETVHLAVPSRDELIYIDKIECEETVRMASTIGTRVPMHSSGVGKAYLGAMKPEEAEAFIQQLDMAKITSFTNTDRTVLSAVIHKVREAGYVFDDQENEEGIVCYGAAILDETGKPAAAISVSIPLYRHTKPEEHYVKPLLACIANISQRLGYRPS
- a CDS encoding HlyD family type I secretion periplasmic adaptor subunit, with protein sequence MARNTDKSYDLGASISRHLRVGGYLAALLILGGGTWSAVTEISGAVVAPATIVVETSTKTVQHRDGGIINQILVKNGDFVKAGDLVLRLDDTLTRSNLAVLTNQLDELYAQEARLTAEIQGRDEISFKKRAQSPLHRAHLMMIEETQRNMMEARQKNHLSKREQLQTQIVQFEKQIGGLIRQRDAKQTEVDLVNAELGGLESLRKKKLVTESRVMAFQRERSSLEGELGGIIAQIARSEEAISERRVMILQADEELRSNNLEQLQQTRAQISELEERRIAAQDELRRTEIRAPQNGKVFDLAVHTIGGVVMGGEVVMKIVPEEDQLIVEAKVQPVDVDQIGPDQEATIRLPAFDKRTTPELKARLKTISPDLVEDPRTGSTYYLAELAIPENELERLDGKSLIPGMPVEAFIKTEDRSVLSYLVKPMMDQIAHAMRET
- a CDS encoding type I secretion system permease/ATPase, with translation MGKQSQEHTSYISEAFRKLYRAFWGIGGISMLINLLMLTGPLFMLQVYDRVLSSSSVPTLVVLSLFVAVLYIFYGILDGLRNRLLLRVGQHVDEQLTGLAFEASTRVPLVLGAEGERSRPVSDLDSIRQFLSGSGPSAIFDMPWMPLYLGIVFLFHPLLGTTALIGALLICVLIALNELSSRRPAANTAVEANKRTTLIEACRRNAESIEAMGMIDHLRDRWEDNNDVFLGRQRAASDRSNIFTTMIKTLRFMLQSGILGLGAWLVIQQEVSAGVMIASSIMTARALAPVEMAIVNWRGFVAARVGIARLQEIFVSQVRPKQRVSIPFPQESVSIEGLFCGPIAAKEAFVKNVSLELKAGDGLGIIGHSGSGKSTLTRAMVGITNPLKGSIRFDGAELDQWSAMDRGDFIGYLPQDIQLFDGTIAENIQRFKPDQDSDKLIEAARMANVHDLIVSLPEGYNTVIGATGNGLSGGQRQRIALARALYGNPFLIVLDEPNSNLDAEGEAALTNAIHDMRERGSIVIVVAHRPAATSAVDQILVMNEGEADALGAKDKIMKQVIAPLRKPQEVVLNG